A region from the Desulfurobacterium pacificum genome encodes:
- the murJ gene encoding murein biosynthesis integral membrane protein MurJ — MSKGIFRSSLVVSVSIFASRVFGLLRDVIIASSFGASSTTDAFFVAFRIPNLLRRIFAEGAFSSAFTPAFAKKLKVSKEEALKFAGEFLTVLLVSLSLTVLIGELAAPYVIKVVAPGLKGTSYSEAIKLLREMFPYILMVSLVAFYGGILNGFEHFFAPAFSTVLFNLAIILSTLLLSEKLGVEALAIGVVAGGILQLILQLIFLKRLKAIPRPILSLSEDVKKTLKNVIPGIFGFAVRQVSMLIDTVLASFLKAGAISYLYYANRFVQLPLGMFAIGLSQVLLPRLSKKVGEKGFNRDLKAGLTFCSAIVVPASVGLIFFGKAIIDLIFNHGAFSEEALNETYKVLIGYSLGLFFFSAEKILTNAFYSLDEYKLPVKISAYTLLFNLFINLILCFGFHLGVMGLAIGTSLTSALNVFALLSKFNHYDERKDFWKLPIKYTVLSLPIVITSLVGNQLYFKLNSFLAHVLTVTAVITISASLYFAILLLTKDRVISLISEE, encoded by the coding sequence ATGTCAAAGGGGATTTTTCGCTCCTCCCTCGTAGTTTCTGTTTCCATATTCGCAAGTAGAGTGTTCGGTCTCTTAAGGGACGTAATCATCGCCTCATCGTTCGGTGCTTCCTCTACAACAGATGCGTTTTTCGTTGCGTTTAGGATTCCCAACCTATTAAGGAGAATATTTGCAGAAGGCGCTTTCAGTTCAGCGTTCACTCCGGCTTTTGCCAAAAAGCTGAAAGTTTCAAAAGAGGAAGCACTGAAGTTTGCAGGAGAGTTTTTAACGGTTCTGCTCGTTTCTCTGAGTTTAACTGTTTTGATAGGAGAATTGGCAGCTCCCTACGTGATAAAGGTAGTTGCTCCAGGATTAAAAGGAACAAGCTATTCAGAGGCAATAAAACTGCTGAGAGAGATGTTTCCTTACATTTTGATGGTCAGTCTGGTTGCCTTCTACGGCGGAATCCTGAACGGATTTGAACATTTTTTTGCGCCTGCATTCTCAACAGTTCTGTTTAACTTAGCAATAATCCTTTCTACTCTTCTACTCTCAGAAAAATTGGGAGTAGAAGCACTCGCTATCGGTGTGGTGGCAGGGGGAATCCTACAACTAATTCTCCAGCTAATATTCTTAAAAAGACTAAAAGCGATACCGCGCCCCATACTTTCACTGTCTGAAGACGTGAAAAAGACACTAAAAAACGTGATACCCGGCATTTTCGGCTTTGCCGTAAGACAGGTTTCCATGCTCATAGATACCGTTTTGGCGTCGTTTTTAAAGGCTGGAGCAATCTCCTACCTTTACTACGCCAACAGGTTCGTTCAGCTACCCTTAGGAATGTTCGCTATAGGGCTCTCTCAGGTTCTTCTGCCAAGACTTTCCAAAAAAGTAGGAGAGAAAGGATTTAATAGAGACTTAAAGGCAGGACTCACCTTCTGTTCGGCAATCGTTGTTCCCGCTTCCGTAGGACTAATCTTTTTCGGGAAAGCCATAATAGACCTGATTTTCAACCACGGCGCGTTCTCGGAAGAAGCGCTCAACGAAACCTATAAAGTTCTTATAGGCTATTCTTTAGGTTTGTTTTTCTTTTCTGCCGAAAAAATCCTCACCAACGCCTTCTACTCCTTAGACGAATACAAACTCCCCGTTAAAATCTCAGCCTACACCCTTCTGTTCAACCTGTTTATAAACCTGATTCTATGCTTCGGATTCCACTTAGGCGTAATGGGATTGGCGATAGGAACCTCACTGACTTCTGCGCTCAACGTCTTTGCGCTCCTTTCTAAGTTCAACCACTACGACGAAAGGAAAGATTTCTGGAAACTCCCGATAAAATACACAGTCCTCTCCTTACCGATAGTGATTACATCACTTGTAGGAAACCAGCTTTACTTCAAGCTCAACAGCTTTTTGGCTCACGTATTAACAGTAACGGCAGTAATTACTATCTCTGCTTCTCTTTATTTTGCTATTCTTCTCCTTACAAAAGACAGAGTAATATCTCTCATTTCGGAGGAATAG
- the trkA gene encoding Trk system potassium transporter TrkA has protein sequence MKVCIIGAGVVGSYLAKKLSKENHEIAIVDVDSSKLEQISYNYDVLAVNCNALNVNCLKEVEDFDLFVVVTESDEKNIAIATLLRALFKKDKIIVRVSNKAFSSPPVRELLGCDTVNILSETVQNVIYQIKFPFAKSVVKLEKEGIVIVAYSVKVEDSICGKQIAELRDVREKIDFTIVAIEREGKTIIPKGDNYIYPGDKIYVAVKEEDVEKLFTNLGISYEPVKLVFVFGFSRFTEELLSKLSDFSSLRVKFISPDREVCERISGEFPNISVFHGELTDMELLKQENIGDADLCVAMTEDEETNILTCILSKRLGCKKASSLIMHPEYEKLIESIGIDVPLAPRKLLASKVYSRLSSKSILELLEISEDLDVIETIVPEEIDGKRVSEVGKDLCGLVVAVKRGNEAEIVKGNTVLHSGDTIICVEKRG, from the coding sequence ATGAAAGTTTGCATAATCGGTGCCGGCGTGGTGGGAAGCTACCTGGCGAAGAAGCTTTCCAAAGAGAACCACGAAATTGCTATTGTTGACGTTGATTCTTCCAAGCTTGAGCAGATTTCCTACAACTACGACGTTTTAGCTGTGAACTGTAATGCTTTGAACGTTAACTGTTTGAAGGAAGTGGAAGATTTTGACCTTTTTGTTGTGGTGACAGAGAGCGATGAGAAGAATATAGCGATAGCCACGCTGCTGAGGGCTTTGTTCAAAAAAGACAAAATAATAGTAAGAGTTAGCAATAAAGCCTTTTCTTCTCCGCCTGTAAGGGAACTTTTGGGTTGCGATACTGTCAATATACTGTCTGAAACTGTTCAAAACGTTATATACCAGATTAAATTTCCTTTCGCCAAAAGCGTTGTGAAGTTGGAAAAAGAAGGAATTGTTATAGTTGCCTACAGCGTGAAAGTAGAGGACAGCATATGCGGTAAACAGATAGCAGAGTTAAGAGATGTTAGAGAGAAGATAGACTTCACGATTGTTGCTATAGAGAGAGAGGGGAAAACTATAATTCCCAAAGGGGATAACTATATATACCCTGGAGATAAAATTTACGTTGCAGTTAAAGAGGAAGACGTAGAAAAGTTGTTCACTAATTTAGGAATATCCTACGAACCTGTTAAGCTGGTGTTCGTTTTCGGTTTTTCCAGGTTTACGGAAGAGCTTCTCTCAAAACTTTCAGATTTCAGCAGTTTGCGCGTTAAGTTTATATCTCCCGACAGAGAGGTGTGTGAGAGAATTTCGGGCGAGTTTCCGAACATTTCCGTTTTCCACGGGGAGCTTACCGATATGGAACTTTTAAAGCAGGAAAATATTGGAGATGCCGACCTCTGCGTTGCGATGACGGAAGATGAGGAGACCAACATCCTTACCTGTATTCTTTCTAAAAGGCTTGGATGCAAAAAAGCATCTTCCCTTATAATGCACCCTGAGTATGAAAAGCTTATTGAATCTATTGGAATTGACGTTCCTCTTGCCCCTAGAAAACTTTTAGCTTCCAAGGTTTATAGCCGGTTGAGTTCTAAAAGTATCTTAGAACTTCTTGAGATTTCTGAAGACCTTGACGTTATAGAAACCATCGTTCCTGAGGAAATTGACGGGAAAAGGGTTTCTGAAGTAGGAAAAGACTTGTGCGGTTTAGTTGTAGCTGTGAAAAGGGGGAATGAAGCGGAGATTGTGAAAGGTAATACCGTCTTGCACAGCGGGGATACAATAATCTGCGTGGAGAAAAGAGGATGA
- a CDS encoding TrkH family potassium uptake protein gives MNFKVIFRNVSFLLFLLSLSFLLPAFYSLWERDGLFMDYLYPIILSFSIFLVGIQFENEEPDIKEAILTVVLVWFLFPALSAFFYVKTGAIPNPFDAYFESVSGFTTTGASILTNVEALPKSVLLWRSTTHWIGGIGFVVFSLSLLPAIGAGGAQLMRFEASKAMEEKVLPRVKEVARAILVVYLALTLSEIALLKLAGMSLYEAVNHTFATVATGGFSTKNASVGAFHSFAVEMIIAVFMLLGATNLSLYYRAFRKRSFKEFFGYYEVKSLLTITVFATIFSTVILLLDHVYHNPVTAFRYAFFQIATAVSTTGFSSTDYTNWPPAILALIMILSLIGACAGSTAGGIKQFRFLVMLKTIYQELKKTAHPRLVYKITLGDKSLDFTIINTIWAFISIYFMLTVMFGFIITLSGYDLVTSFSASIACITSLGPGLAKVGPAGNFSFFPWFDKFLLSVEMILGRLEVLTVMTIFLPFFWEK, from the coding sequence ATGAATTTTAAGGTGATATTTAGGAACGTGTCTTTCCTTCTATTTTTGCTTTCCCTTTCCTTTCTGTTGCCAGCTTTTTATTCTCTGTGGGAAAGAGATGGATTATTCATGGATTACCTCTATCCGATTATTCTTTCCTTTTCTATCTTTTTGGTGGGAATTCAGTTTGAAAATGAAGAGCCTGATATAAAAGAAGCTATTCTTACGGTAGTTCTTGTATGGTTCCTTTTCCCGGCTTTGTCCGCATTTTTTTACGTGAAAACAGGTGCTATACCTAACCCTTTTGATGCCTACTTTGAGTCGGTTTCAGGGTTTACAACTACGGGGGCTTCAATCCTTACTAACGTTGAAGCGTTGCCCAAAAGCGTTTTGTTGTGGCGTTCTACAACGCACTGGATAGGTGGAATCGGTTTTGTCGTCTTTTCCCTTTCTCTCCTTCCTGCGATTGGGGCAGGTGGTGCGCAGCTTATGAGGTTTGAGGCTTCTAAAGCTATGGAAGAGAAAGTTCTGCCGAGAGTTAAGGAAGTTGCAAGGGCAATTTTGGTCGTTTATTTAGCGTTGACGTTGAGTGAAATAGCACTACTAAAGCTTGCAGGGATGTCTTTGTATGAGGCGGTGAACCATACGTTTGCGACGGTGGCGACGGGGGGATTTTCTACTAAGAATGCAAGCGTTGGAGCTTTTCATTCCTTTGCTGTTGAGATGATAATAGCTGTTTTTATGCTTTTAGGGGCTACAAACCTTTCTCTCTATTATAGAGCGTTCAGGAAGAGGAGTTTTAAAGAATTTTTTGGTTATTACGAAGTCAAATCACTGCTGACGATAACTGTGTTCGCTACTATTTTCTCAACGGTAATTCTTTTGCTTGACCACGTTTACCACAATCCTGTCACAGCTTTTAGGTATGCCTTTTTCCAGATAGCAACAGCTGTTTCCACAACAGGTTTCTCTTCTACAGATTACACCAACTGGCCCCCGGCAATTTTAGCTTTGATAATGATTCTTTCTCTTATAGGTGCTTGTGCAGGTTCAACTGCAGGAGGTATAAAGCAGTTCAGGTTTTTGGTTATGTTAAAAACTATTTATCAGGAATTGAAGAAGACGGCACATCCGCGGCTTGTATATAAGATTACGTTGGGAGACAAAAGTCTTGATTTTACGATAATAAACACCATATGGGCGTTTATTTCCATTTACTTTATGTTAACTGTTATGTTTGGCTTTATTATCACTCTGTCCGGCTACGACTTGGTTACTTCCTTTTCTGCTTCTATTGCATGTATAACAAGTTTAGGTCCTGGGCTTGCAAAAGTTGGTCCTGCCGGCAATTTTAGTTTCTTCCCGTGGTTTGATAAGTTTCTACTATCTGTAGAAATGATATTGGGAAGACTGGAAGTTCTTACCGTTATGACGATTTTCCTGCCGTTTTTCTGGGAAAAGTAA
- the galE gene encoding UDP-glucose 4-epimerase GalE has product MKVLITGGAGYIGSHVVKLLKEKNIEVLVVDNLSKGHKEAVLDTQLVVGDVGDTEFMKSVLNSFKPDAVMHFAAFIEVGESVKNPLKYYLNNTVSTLNLLKTMIETNVNRFIFSSTAAVYGIPENIPIKESEPINPINPYGSSKAVVERMLKEFSQAYGLKYVSLRYFNAAGADESGLIGESHNPETHLIPLILKTAKGERESIKIFGTDYPTPDGTCIRDYIHVTDLAEAHYLSLQYLMDGAESNVFNCGYGHGYSVKEVIDACKKVTGIDFKVEETERRPGDPPILVADAEKIKKTLNWKPKYDDLNYIVRTAWNWELNKRY; this is encoded by the coding sequence TTGAAAGTTTTAATAACGGGTGGAGCAGGATATATAGGTAGCCACGTAGTTAAACTTCTAAAAGAGAAAAATATTGAAGTCTTAGTTGTAGATAACTTGTCCAAAGGACACAAGGAAGCAGTTTTAGATACCCAATTAGTAGTAGGAGACGTTGGAGATACAGAGTTTATGAAAAGCGTTTTAAATTCGTTCAAGCCCGATGCAGTCATGCATTTTGCTGCCTTTATAGAAGTTGGGGAATCCGTTAAAAATCCCCTCAAATACTACCTCAACAACACCGTTTCAACTCTCAACCTCCTCAAAACTATGATAGAAACAAATGTGAACAGATTTATTTTCTCCTCAACAGCAGCAGTTTACGGAATACCAGAAAATATTCCAATAAAAGAATCGGAACCTATTAATCCGATAAATCCGTACGGTTCTTCAAAAGCGGTAGTTGAAAGAATGTTAAAAGAGTTCAGTCAAGCCTACGGCTTAAAATACGTTTCACTCCGCTACTTCAACGCAGCCGGCGCCGACGAATCGGGACTTATAGGAGAAAGCCACAATCCGGAAACACACCTCATCCCGCTCATCTTAAAAACGGCAAAAGGAGAAAGAGAGTCTATAAAGATATTTGGAACCGATTATCCAACGCCAGACGGAACGTGCATAAGAGACTACATTCACGTTACAGATTTAGCAGAAGCTCATTACCTTTCACTGCAATACTTGATGGATGGCGCCGAAAGCAACGTTTTTAACTGCGGATATGGTCACGGATACTCGGTAAAAGAGGTAATAGATGCATGTAAGAAAGTTACCGGTATTGACTTTAAGGTTGAAGAAACGGAGAGACGCCCTGGCGACCCTCCTATATTAGTGGCAGATGCAGAAAAGATAAAGAAAACTCTAAACTGGAAGCCTAAATACGATGACCTTAATTACATAGTTCGCACCGCCTGGAACTGGGAACTTAACAAAAGGTATTAG
- a CDS encoding VanZ family protein — protein MFLSLKEYEKLSKITFIIYCIIILYLSFTPKSVEIANSDKLSHFLAFSVYSSLFFVGYSKDFIKTFLAILLFGGFIEFVQFFLPYRSCDLFDIVADCTGGVAGYMATKFFLSRRQF, from the coding sequence TTGTTTCTTTCCTTAAAGGAATATGAAAAACTTTCAAAAATAACCTTTATCATCTACTGTATTATAATTCTCTACCTTTCCTTTACTCCAAAAAGCGTAGAAATTGCAAATTCAGACAAACTAAGTCATTTTCTGGCTTTTTCGGTTTACTCATCCCTCTTTTTTGTAGGCTACAGCAAAGACTTTATAAAGACCTTCTTAGCAATTCTCTTGTTTGGAGGATTTATTGAGTTTGTTCAATTTTTCTTACCTTACCGGAGTTGCGACTTATTTGACATAGTAGCAGACTGTACTGGTGGTGTTGCAGGATACATGGCAACGAAATTTTTCCTTAGTAGGAGGCAATTTTGA
- the rfbD gene encoding dTDP-4-dehydrorhamnose reductase encodes MKYLIFGAGGQLGQEFLKRLKSEESKRNSVWGLKREECDISDFDQVKKVFEEYKPDVVINCAAYNAVDKAEEDYVTAFKVNASGVKNLAYACRKFKSFLIHFSTDYVFDGKKENGLYVEEDSPFPLSEYGRSKLTGEIFLKEETENFLIFRVSWVYGNGKQNFIYKLLSWAKTNEYLKVSYDEISVPTSTNTIVNYTLKAFKSGLKGLYHLTNSGCASRYEWAKKIFEIKGIKKFIRPVSSSIFSLPAKRPEFSAMSNEKLSKLLNVEIPTWEEELVSFLKGI; translated from the coding sequence ATGAAATACCTTATTTTCGGGGCTGGAGGACAGTTAGGACAGGAGTTCCTGAAAAGATTGAAATCGGAAGAGAGCAAAAGAAATAGCGTTTGGGGGTTAAAAAGGGAAGAGTGCGACATATCCGACTTTGACCAGGTAAAAAAGGTTTTTGAAGAATACAAGCCGGACGTTGTAATAAATTGTGCAGCCTACAACGCCGTTGATAAAGCAGAAGAAGATTACGTAACTGCTTTTAAGGTAAATGCTTCCGGAGTAAAAAACTTGGCTTATGCTTGCCGAAAATTTAAATCATTTCTTATCCATTTCAGTACAGACTATGTATTTGACGGAAAAAAGGAAAACGGTCTTTACGTAGAAGAAGACTCACCCTTTCCTTTAAGCGAATACGGTAGGAGCAAATTAACAGGAGAAATTTTTTTGAAAGAAGAAACTGAAAACTTCCTGATTTTTCGCGTAAGCTGGGTTTACGGAAACGGAAAGCAAAACTTTATATATAAGCTTCTATCTTGGGCTAAAACTAATGAGTACCTAAAAGTATCTTATGACGAAATTTCCGTCCCGACCTCAACAAATACCATTGTAAATTACACACTTAAAGCTTTTAAAAGTGGATTAAAAGGACTCTACCACCTTACAAATTCGGGATGTGCCTCCCGCTACGAGTGGGCAAAAAAAATCTTCGAAATAAAAGGCATAAAAAAATTCATCCGGCCAGTTTCCTCAAGTATCTTTTCCCTTCCTGCAAAAAGACCAGAATTCTCTGCAATGAGTAATGAAAAACTATCAAAATTGTTAAACGTAGAAATTCCCACCTGGGAGGAAGAACTTGTTTCTTTCCTTAAAGGAATATGA
- the rfbB gene encoding dTDP-glucose 4,6-dehydratase, giving the protein MKILVTGGAGFIGSEFVRQSVERGLETVVVDKLTYAGDLERLKEVEKKITFYKADIGNREFVEWIFAKEKPDVVVHWAAESHVDRSILDASPFIETNVKGTQILLDAAKNSGVSLFINIATDEVYGELGEEGQFFEDTPLNPNSPYSVSKAAADMLGRAYFRTYGLPVITVRPSNNYGYWQYPEKLIPVVILKALNDEPIPVYGTGKNVREWLFVSDCAEAVFETMEKGKPGEIYNVGSGEEKRNIDVVKAILSLFNKSESLITFVEDRPGHDFRYSLNTEKIEKEIGWKAKIKFEEGIEKTVKWYLDNMDWVNRKVKSLKEYWEKVYKR; this is encoded by the coding sequence ATGAAAATACTGGTAACGGGCGGAGCCGGATTTATAGGAAGCGAATTTGTAAGACAATCAGTTGAAAGAGGATTAGAGACAGTAGTTGTAGATAAGCTGACCTACGCTGGAGATTTAGAAAGGTTAAAGGAAGTTGAAAAGAAGATAACCTTTTACAAGGCAGATATAGGGAATAGAGAGTTTGTAGAGTGGATTTTTGCGAAAGAAAAGCCCGACGTAGTTGTCCACTGGGCAGCTGAAAGCCATGTTGACAGAAGCATTTTAGATGCCTCTCCTTTCATAGAAACAAACGTTAAAGGTACGCAGATTCTTTTAGACGCTGCCAAAAACAGCGGAGTTTCTCTTTTTATTAACATAGCCACAGACGAAGTTTATGGGGAATTAGGGGAAGAAGGGCAGTTTTTTGAGGATACGCCTTTAAATCCAAATTCCCCCTACTCTGTCAGTAAAGCTGCAGCAGATATGTTAGGCAGGGCTTACTTCAGAACTTATGGACTTCCTGTTATAACGGTAAGACCTTCAAACAACTACGGTTACTGGCAGTATCCAGAAAAGCTCATCCCGGTAGTCATACTAAAAGCTTTAAACGACGAGCCTATCCCCGTTTACGGGACAGGAAAGAACGTTAGAGAGTGGCTTTTTGTCTCCGACTGCGCAGAAGCAGTGTTTGAAACAATGGAGAAAGGGAAACCGGGAGAGATATACAACGTCGGAAGCGGAGAAGAAAAAAGAAATATAGACGTAGTAAAAGCGATACTCTCTTTGTTTAACAAATCAGAAAGTTTAATAACCTTTGTAGAGGACAGACCGGGACACGATTTTAGATACTCATTGAATACAGAAAAGATAGAAAAAGAAATAGGCTGGAAAGCAAAAATAAAGTTTGAAGAGGGAATAGAAAAAACTGTAAAGTGGTATCTTGATAATATGGACTGGGTAAATAGGAAAGTTAAATCGTTAAAAGAATACTGGGAGAAGGTTTATAAGAGATGA
- the rfbA gene encoding glucose-1-phosphate thymidylyltransferase RfbA gives MKAVIMAGGSGTRLYPVTIAVNKHFLPIYNKPMIYYPLSLVMLLKIREVLFIVNPQDLENFQKLFGDGSHLGMSISYQIQEKPRGLAKGLILAEEFLNGDTVCYMLGDNVFFGHNLIKIMAEAKTEIENNGGAYVFGYYVKDPERFGIVEFDEEGNVKSIEEKPKNPKSNFAVVGIYFYDSKAVEIAKGVEPSNRGELEITSVNEEYLKEGKLKVKLLGRGFAWFDAGTHDSFLEAGEFVATIEKKTGLMIGCIEEIAYRNGWISREELIKLAKPLAKTNYGKYLLEIAKEG, from the coding sequence ATGAAAGCCGTTATTATGGCGGGGGGGAGCGGAACGAGGCTCTACCCCGTTACTATAGCCGTCAACAAACATTTTCTCCCCATTTACAACAAACCAATGATTTACTATCCACTTTCGCTCGTTATGCTCCTAAAAATACGTGAAGTGCTATTTATAGTTAATCCGCAGGATTTAGAAAACTTTCAAAAACTCTTCGGTGATGGTTCACACCTTGGAATGTCTATTAGCTACCAAATTCAAGAAAAACCAAGGGGGCTTGCAAAAGGACTCATCTTAGCAGAAGAGTTTCTAAACGGAGATACCGTCTGCTACATGTTAGGTGACAACGTGTTCTTTGGGCACAATCTGATTAAAATAATGGCTGAAGCAAAAACAGAAATTGAAAATAACGGCGGTGCATACGTTTTCGGATACTACGTAAAAGACCCTGAAAGGTTCGGTATAGTAGAGTTTGACGAAGAGGGTAACGTCAAGTCAATAGAGGAAAAACCGAAAAACCCGAAGTCAAACTTTGCCGTTGTAGGAATATACTTCTACGACAGCAAAGCCGTTGAAATAGCGAAAGGAGTTGAACCTTCTAATAGAGGAGAGCTTGAGATTACTTCTGTTAACGAAGAATACCTTAAGGAAGGTAAACTAAAAGTTAAGTTATTAGGCAGAGGATTCGCCTGGTTTGACGCCGGAACTCACGATAGTTTTTTGGAAGCTGGGGAATTCGTGGCAACGATAGAGAAGAAAACAGGACTTATGATTGGATGTATAGAAGAGATAGCTTATAGAAATGGATGGATAAGTAGAGAAGAATTGATTAAACTTGCAAAACCACTCGCAAAAACTAATTACGGCAAGTATCTATTAGAAATTGCAAAAGAAGGATAA
- a CDS encoding 2-amino-3,7-dideoxy-D-threo-hept-6-ulosonate synthase: MKIGKEIRMERIINRETGNTVIIPMDHGVSMGPIPGIINIRESIDRVANGGANAVIIHKGLVKHGHRRKGKDVGLIVHLSASTSLSPKPNTKVIVCSVEEAIKIGADGVSIHVNLGDINEDKMLEDFGKISEKCLEWGMPLIAMMYARGEHIKNQYDPEVVAHCARVAAELGADIVKVAYTGDPESFRKVTEGCPIPVVIAGGPKMSNDIEILEMVEGAMKAGAKGVSIGRNAFQHDNPEKIVRAIAAIVHEGKTAQEAAEYLK, translated from the coding sequence ATGAAAATAGGAAAAGAAATCAGGATGGAAAGAATCATAAACAGAGAAACGGGAAATACAGTAATAATACCGATGGACCACGGCGTTTCAATGGGACCAATCCCGGGAATAATTAACATCAGAGAATCCATAGATAGAGTAGCAAACGGTGGCGCAAACGCAGTAATCATCCATAAAGGGCTTGTAAAACACGGTCACAGAAGAAAAGGTAAAGATGTAGGACTTATCGTTCATCTTTCTGCAAGTACCTCTCTTTCTCCAAAGCCAAACACAAAAGTGATTGTTTGTTCTGTTGAAGAAGCAATAAAAATAGGTGCTGACGGCGTTTCTATCCACGTTAACTTGGGAGACATAAACGAAGACAAAATGCTTGAAGATTTCGGTAAAATCTCTGAGAAGTGCCTTGAGTGGGGTATGCCTCTAATAGCTATGATGTACGCAAGAGGAGAACATATCAAGAATCAGTATGACCCTGAAGTTGTTGCTCATTGTGCAAGAGTAGCAGCAGAATTGGGCGCTGATATCGTCAAAGTTGCATACACCGGCGACCCAGAATCGTTTAGAAAAGTTACAGAAGGATGTCCAATCCCTGTGGTTATTGCCGGTGGACCAAAAATGAGCAACGATATAGAAATTTTAGAAATGGTAGAAGGTGCAATGAAGGCCGGCGCAAAGGGAGTATCCATCGGAAGGAACGCGTTCCAGCATGATAATCCAGAAAAGATAGTAAGAGCCATTGCCGCAATCGTTCACGAAGGAAAAACGGCACAAGAGGCGGCAGAATACTTAAAGTAA
- the gmhA gene encoding D-sedoheptulose 7-phosphate isomerase, which yields MKELIYYTFVESADLKKAFIEENKERIYSVFLEIAKRVKEGHKILLCGNGGSAADSQHIAAELVGRFLMERKALPAIALTTDTSILTAIGNDYSFDKIFERQVEALGEEGDVLIGISTSGNSKNVINAVEKAKEKGLLTIGFLGKDGGKLAEICDHSFIVKSFSTPRIQEVHITLGHVLCDFIEKFIFSYNNYFPPFGEGARQ from the coding sequence ATGAAAGAGCTAATTTACTATACGTTTGTTGAAAGCGCCGACCTAAAGAAAGCGTTTATAGAGGAAAATAAGGAAAGGATTTATTCGGTTTTTTTAGAAATAGCAAAACGCGTAAAAGAGGGACACAAAATCCTCCTCTGCGGCAACGGCGGCTCGGCTGCAGACTCTCAGCACATAGCAGCAGAATTGGTAGGCAGATTCTTAATGGAAAGAAAAGCCCTACCTGCCATCGCATTAACTACAGATACCTCCATTTTAACCGCCATTGGCAACGATTACTCATTTGATAAAATATTTGAAAGGCAGGTAGAAGCTTTAGGTGAGGAAGGAGACGTGCTAATAGGCATAAGCACAAGCGGTAACTCAAAAAATGTAATAAATGCCGTTGAAAAAGCCAAAGAAAAAGGTCTCCTCACCATCGGCTTTTTAGGAAAAGACGGGGGAAAATTAGCTGAAATCTGCGACCATTCTTTCATAGTAAAAAGCTTTTCAACGCCAAGAATTCAGGAAGTTCACATAACTTTAGGGCACGTTCTTTGTGATTTTATTGAAAAATTTATCTTTTCCTATAACAACTACTTCCCTCCCTTCGGGGAGGGAGCGCGTCAATAA